ATACCGTTGCACGGATTTTTTCCATACGAACGTGAATTTATTCGCGTTGGCTTCGATCTTTGTACCATCAATAAAAATTGCTTCGTTATCAATTGCTTCTTCCTGAACCAGTCGGCTTCTGAATTGCACAAAACACTGACGTAAGAGCTCTTCAACGTCGGGATGTACTCTGAATCGATTGATCGTCCGGTAGGTCGGCGCGTGTCCTTGTGCCAGCCACATCATTCGAATACTGTCCTGCAATAAGGCTTCAATTTTCCGTCCAGAAAAAGTCGATTGAGTATACGCACAGAGAATCACCTTCATCATCATTTTCGGATGATAAGAAGGGCGACCCTGACTTTTATAAAAAGCTTCAAAAGCTTCTTCAGGTATCGATTCAACCAGGTCATTCACTGCAAAAGCGACATCATTTTTTTGTAATTGAAGCGATAAATCCATCGGCAAAACGAGCTGATTCATGTTATAATCGAGAAACATAAGGATACCTCCGGTTTTGTTATGACTTGGTCGTTCTAACTTAATCCGAAGGTATCCTTTTTTTATGTAAAAATCAAGACCTGACGGTCTTTCAATGCAGTTGATTGTCAAAAATACATGAGACGCCTGCGGGAAAAGCAAGAGCTGAAGATCCACCGGCGGTGGTTTTCCGACGGTTAGCTGAAGCCTTGCCCGCGGCAAGCGATTGTATTTTTGCACAATCAACCCTTCTATACAGAAAACCCACACCGTTTGGTGTGGGCCTCTTTATTTACTGGGTTTTGTCCCAGCCTCTTTTTTGTTGTATTATAAGAAAGTTGAACTTTGTAAAAGGATTAAGGATTAAGGATTATAGTATAAGTGCAACGAAGGCTGTCGCCATTAAACCTTGGCGACAAGCCGAGGTTTCTTTATTCGAGACGAGTTGTATAACGGCTGCGATGTATTGATCAGTAACACGCCTCTTTTGATCAGCAAATCCCATGTATTGATGACTAGCCCCTCATATCTTTTTAAAACCTGCGCCCTCAGTTTTTCCATCGAAGAAGCATACTTTTTTGAACGTAAAGAATAACGGATGAAGTAAATTCAGTGGGTTAAACGGATTTAAATCAACGACATAATAGATTCGACTTCCTTTGCAGGATCTGCTATGATAGCGTTGTCATTACATAGTTTTATGAATAAATGAAGTTGGATCAATAAAGGGGAATGACAAATGCTCTTGTTTCGGTTGATTACGATCATAACAGGTGTCTTGATCGCTGTTTCGCTGACTTTGTCCGTTTTTTATTTTTTTGAAATCCGTCAAATCGACCGGGAACTCGAGCGGGTCAATGCTGAAGAAGCAGGAGCGGAGTACCGGTTGGCACTGATTACGGAACAGATGGACCATGAATACTGGCACATTGTTGAGGAAGGGGTGCAAGAAGCTGGGGAAGAGCTCAATATCGAGGTGAAGTACCTCGGCACCCGGCGTACGAATTACGATGAACAATCCAAGATGATGGACATGCAGATTGCCGGGGGTGTGGATGGCATCATTGTCCAGGCGGTGAACGAGGCGATGTTCCAGCCCCTGATCGATAAAGCCGTGGACCGCGGGATTCCGGTGTTAACCATCGACACCGACGCGCCGTCAAGTAACCGTGCCAGTTATATCGGTACGGACAATTACGAAGCAGGTTATGCGGCTGGGACTGCCCTTGCAGATGACCTCGACGGAAGCGCCACCGTTGCAATCATCACCAACAGCCTTACCTCCACACACCAGAAACTGCGGGTGGAAGGGTTTGAAGACGCGGTTGATGAGTATGACCAGATCGACATCGTCACGGTTGCCGTATCCAACAATACCCGGATTGAGGCGGAACAGGAGGCGGCAGCGATCATCAACCAGCATGAAGATGTCGACGCCTTTTACGGGACCAGCGCACTGGACGGTATCGGGATTGCTGATGCACTCGAAGGTCACCGAAGAGAAGAAGACATCTACACCGTTGCATTCGATTCCCTCGATGAAACGCTGAGTCTCCTGAATGACGGTGCAATCGATACGATCATTGCCCAACAGCCTTATGAAATGGGCTATCGCAGTGTCGTCACCATGAAAGGGATCCTTGAAGGGCTTCATTACCCGTCGATACAGCATACGTCCGTCGATGTCATCACCCTCGATAATGTGTCGGACTTTCCGTTTGACGGGAGGAAAAAGCCATGAAACTGAGGACGAAACTGCTGCTGTATTTCATCGCCATCATCACCCTCTCCGGGGCCGTCTACGCACTGCAGCACCGCACGAATGAACAGGTGTTTGACATGTATGAAGAGAATCTCGATCAGTTTTTGCAGCTCAATGCGGTATCCACCCAGGCAAATGACAGCTATGATGCACTGTATCTCTATGCCCTTGAACCCGTCCGGGAGCACTACCTGGCCTACCGGCAGGAGATGGCCGATTTGAACCGGACCGTGAACTGGGTGGATGACCTCATTGAAGAGACGTCATCGTCCTATGAACTGAACAACTACCGGAATATGCTCACGTACTTGCAATCCGAACTCCGCGCGGCCGAAACGGGGATTGTCGTCAATGACGTGCAAGTTTATTCTGCGCATCTGACCGAAGCCGAAAGTGCCGTCGAGTACATTGATGAGACGACCCTGATGCTGATCGACAGCCAGCTGAACGCCTATGAGGAGGTTGCGACCCTCTCCGAAGAAAAAATGACGGCCGTTCAACGTGCAGGCATCGCGCTCATGATATTTGTCCTGTCGAGCGGTTTACTGATCGCTTATCTGTTCACCTACCGGTCGACGGCCACCATTGAAAGCATGATTTATTCTGCGAAGGAAATTGCTGCAGGGGATTTCGGTGGTGCGGATGTGAAGACGAAGGTGAAAGACGAACTGTGGTTTCTTTCCGAGACATTCAATGACATGAAACGAAACGTCCGGGACAATGTGGTCGCCATTGAGGAAAAAGCCCGTCTTGCCCGGTTGTTAAAAGAAGCTGAGCTCAGAAGCCTGCAAAATCAGATCAACCCGCACTTTCTGTTCAATACACTCAATACCCTGTCGCGCCTGGCATATGTTGAAGGGGCGAAGGAATCCAGTGAGTTAATGAACAGCGTCTCGAGGCTGCTCCGCTATAATTTACGGGACATTGACCGCCCCACAGCACTAGGGGATGAACTCGAAGTCATGGAAGCGTATCTGACTATTCAGAAGACCCGTTTTCAAGGACGGATCACCGTGGTCATGGCTGTGGATGACGATTGCCTACATGTATCCGTACCGGCTTTGACCCTGCAGCCACTCATTGAAAATGCCTTTATCCATGGTGTGGAAGACATGACCAAAGGGGCGGAGATCAACGTACGCGTCAAGAGAGACGCAGATGCGGTGCAGATCACTGTCGCGGATAACGGCGCCGGCATGCAGGAACGCAAAATCGAGGACATTATGAAACGGGTGGAAGAAGGTGCCCTGACCGGTCAGGAAACAACGGGACATTCGACGGGCATCGGCTTGCCGAACGTGATTGCCCGCCTTCGGTATTTCAATTCGGCGATTGATGTGACCATCGATTCGGCGATTGGGACAGGCACCACCGTAACATTGACCATACCGGATCAGGAGGAGGCGACAAAAGATGACGATACGGATCTTACTGGTTGACGATGAAAAGCTCGAACGGATCGCCCAGCGCAAAATGCTTGAGCACCACCGTCCGGACGTGGAGATTTGCGGCGAGGCGGCAAACGGCGAAGAAGCGTTGGATCTGATCCGCGACAAAGAACCGGACCTGGTCTGCCTCGACATTCAGATGCCGGGGAAATCCGGGATTGACGTCGTCCGGGCGATTGAACAGCATCACCCGAAGATCCGGGTGATCATGATCACCGCCTACGACACCTTTGATTATGCCCGTGATGTGATGCGCGCGGGGGTGAGAGAATATTTACTCAAACCCGTAGCAGAAAAAGAGCTCATCGAGAGCATCGACCGGCTCGGGGAAGACATCCTGCAGGAAAAACGCGCGCAGCAAGAACAGCAGAAACAGGAGGAGCGTATTGAGATGTATGTCGCATCGATGCGGGCAAACCGGATCCTGGCACTGCTGATGGATTACCATGTGGACGGGATGGATGAGGAGATGCGCGATGACCCGTTATCAAATGCCACGGCAGTGCTTGCGATTTCCCTGCCGAAAGGCGACGCACCTGCCCTGATTGCCTTGCGGGAATCCATCACCGATGAACTGACCCGGCTCAATCCCGGCTGTCTTGTCGGCCCGGTCCTGGGCTCGCATATCCCGGCATTTTTGACCGGGAACACAGCGGCCTCTCTGTCTCAGCTTTTGCAGTCGTTCATTTCCGCCATCCAACGAAATACCGAGATGGAGATCGCTGTCGGCGCCAGTGAGGGCATTGAAACAGACGAGGATTTTGGCCGAGCTTATCAGGAGGCGGTTGCAGCCCTGACAGATGTGAAAAATGCAAAAGGCGCAAACTACCAGCTCTACCGGGAAAGTGCAGCTACTCAGGCAACCGGCACCCGGTTCAAAGCAGAAAGTGAACTGATTGAACGGGTGAAACACGGGGATGAGGGGAACGTCATCGCAGATTTCGAACAGTATTTTTCGACGATTTCAGCCGAGGCGAACTATCAGCCGGCCCGCTTGAAGCAGGAGCTCGACGAATTTTTCATCGTCCTGCACCGGGCGTTGACGGAACTCGGTGTCAACACGGGGCGCTTCGACGCCACGGTCATGACCAGTATGACGCAGCTCAGACAACAGGCGCTCACGCACGTAAAACAGACCGTGAAAGATGTGGACAACTGGCGAGATGCCGATATGGAACACAGCCTCGAACAAGTGCGCCGCTTCATCGATACCCACTACCGCAGCAGCCTGTCACTCGATGAGGTGGCCGACTATGCAGGTCTCAGCATGTACTATGTCAGTAAGCTCTTCAAAGAACGGTTCGGTGTCTCTTTTACCCGGTACGTCACCGATCTCCGGTTGACGGATGCAAAGCGGATGCTGGCTGATTCGTCGATCTCCTTAAAAGAGATTGCGTTGGAGCTCGGGTACCGGGATCCGAACTATTTCAGCAGGGTCTTCAAAAAAGAAGTCGGCATCAGCCCGACAGTCTATCGCGATCAAGCCCGCGCATTCCCCGGCACCTGAACCAGGTGACCGGGATTTTTCTGCTCGCTTGAAGCTTCAGCCGTGTGATTCAACCGTTTCCTTTGCAAATAAGTCCAGACGATCGCAAAAAAATGCAGGTGAAAGCGCATACACTATGTTCATTCAATTGATAAAGTAGACGTGTACCCGGCAAACCGCCGGCGTGCAGTGATTTTAAATTCAGTAAGGGGGATTCAAACATGAAAAAAGTAATTCTGATCATGGTTCTCGGACTTCTGTTGGCCGTGCTCGCAGCGTGTGGGGAAGATACCGGGGGAAGCAATGCAGAAGAGTCCGATGAGTTGACAATCGGATTGTCCGTCGCAGATTTGACGCTCGAACGGTGGCAGCATGACCGTGACATTTTTGTTGAAACCGCAGAAGAACACGGCGCCGAAGTGATTGTGCAGTCCGCTGATGGCGACGAAGCTGTTCAGACGAGTCAAGTGGAGAACATGCTCACGCAGGGCGTGGATGTCCTTGTCATCATTGCCCATAACTCGGATAGCATCGGTGCCGTTGCACAGGAAGCGATCGATGAAGGCATTCCCGTCATTGCTTACGACCGCATGATTAACAGTGCAGAAATCGATGCCTACATTTCCTTTGACAACGTCAGAGTCGGAGAAATGCAGGCAGAATACCTCGTAGAACAGGTTCCGGAAGGCCGTTACTTCATGATGGGCGGGGCACCGACGGACAACAACGCCCAAATGTTCAGGGACGGACAGATGAATATTGTTGAACCGCTGGTTGAGAGTGGTGACATTGAAATCGTCGGGGATCAGTGGGCTGATGACTGGTCCGCAGATGCGGCCCTTGAAATCATGGAGAACGCTTTAACCGCGAACAACAACGAAATCGATGCCGTTGTGGCGTCGAACGACAGCACAGCAGGTGGCGCGATTCAGGCACTGGCAGCAGAGAACCTCGACGGGGATGTGGCGATTTCCGGTCAGGATGCTGACTTGGCAGGTGTCCAGCGCATTGTCCAAGGCACACAGACGATGACCGTGTATAAGCAAATTCACCTGATTGCGTCGGAGGCGGCTGAACTTGCCGTGGCTATTGGTACCGGTGAAGACGTGAGTTTTGATGAAGAGATCGACAACGGTGTGATTGAAGTGCCATCCATCCTGCTCGATCCGATTTCGGTGGATGAATCAAATGTGATCGATACCGTCATTGAAGACGGTTTCCACAGCTTTGAAGAAGTCTACAGCAACGTACCGGAAGAAGATCGGCCGGATTACGACGGCGAGTGATCGCATGAATGAGATGGGGGGATACTCCCCCATCTTCCTAATTGAACTGAACGAAAAATGAGGTGATGACGAATTGGAAACCATTTTGGAAATGAAACAGATCACCAAGGAATTTCCCGGGGTAAAGGCACTCGATAATGTGAATTTCAAAGTGAATCAAGGTCAGATTCATGCCCTCTGTGGTGAGAATGGTGCCGGAAAATCGACATTGATGAAAGTATTGAGCGGCGTATTTCCCTACGGAGACTATGACGGGGATATTTTGATCAATGAAGAGGTTCAGGAATTTCACACCATCAAAGACTCCGAGCTAGCGGGGGTCACGATCATCTACCAGGAACTGGCGCTGATCAAAGACATGACCATCGCGGAAAACCTGTTTCTCGGCAACGAAAAGGCAACGAGAGGCATTATCGACTGGGGTCAGATGAACGATGCGGCAAACAAATGGTTACAGAAAGTCGGATTGACGACAGATGCGAGGGAAAAAGTAGGGAGCCTCGGTATCGGTAAACAGCAGCTCGTGGAAATCGCCAAGGCGCTGACGAAGGATTGTGACATCATCATCATGGATGAGCCGACAGCAGCGCTCGCGGAAGAAGAAGTGGAAATTCTTATGGGCATCCTCAATCAGCTCCGGGAACAAGGCATCACCGTCATCTACATTTCGCATAAGTTGAAAGAAGTCATGCGGATTGCCGACGAAGTGACCGTGCTTCGCGATGGGCAGACCATTGGCACGAAAGCGATTGACACCGTGACGGAAAATGACATCATCTCGCTCATGGTCGGGCGTGAACTGAATGATTTATTCCCATACGAGGAACATGCCACCGATGAGGTGGTCCTCGAAGTGAAAGACTTCAGCTACTATCTGAAAGGCTCAAAGAAGGCTGTCACCTCGAACGTTTCTTTCGATTTGAGAAAAGGCGAAGTCCTCGGGATCGGCGGATTGATGGGCGCCGGACGGACCGAGTTGGCCACGAGCCTCTTTGGCGGATTCGAGGGTACGTTCACCGGTTCGGTGACCATCGACAAGAAACCGTATCGCATCACCGGACCGAAAGAAGCAATTGAGCAGGGCCTGGCTTATGTATCAGAAGACCGAAAGCGTTACGGGCTCGTCCTCGGCATGGACGTGGCGCAGAACACGACGATGGCGTCACTCGATAAGATCTCGTCGATGTCTTTTCTTCAAAAGGAAGAGGAGATTGTGCAAACGGAAATCTACAACGAAAAAATGCGGGTGAAAACACCCTCACTGGAAACGAAAGTACTGACCCTGTCCGGAGGGAATCAGCAGAAAGTCGTCCTCAGTAAATGGCTGATGACGAACCCGAAGGTGCTGATTCTCGATGAACCGACCCGGGGGATCGACGTCGGTGCGAAACAGGAGATTTATAAATTGATCAATGAACTGACGGCTCAAGGTGTCGGTGTCATCATGATCTCATCCGAACTTCCTGAACTTCTCGGCATGTCTGACCGGGTCCTGGTCATGTCTGACTACCGGGTCACGGGTGAACTGCCCCGGGTAGAAGCGAATCAGGAAGCGATCTTGAAGCTGGCAACAGGAGGCGTGTCCGATGAAAAATAAACTGAGTTTCAAAGTCGATATGCGGGCGTACACACTGATTCTCGCCCTGCTGTTAATCTTTATTGTCTTTACGATCATGACCAACGGTGACTTCATTTCGTCGCGGAACCTGACGAACCTGTCGCGGCAGATGACGGTCATCGGTGTCCTCGCCGTCGGGATGACGCTGATCATCGTCGCCGGCCACATCGACCTGTCCGTCGGATCGCTCCTCGGTCTGACCGGAGGCATCGCAGCCATACTGCAGGTCTGGTACGGCTGGTCGACCATTCCGGTGATCATTGTCACGATTCTTGCAGGTGTTGTCCTCGGTCTCTGGCAGGGCTGGTGGGTCGCCTATAAAGGGGTGCCTGCCTTCATTGTCACACTAGGGGGCATGATGATCTTCCGGGGGATCCTCCTCGGCATCAGTGGGGGGCAGACCGTCGCACCGATGAACGATTCCTTTCGTGCTATCGGACAGGCTTTCATCCCTTATGCGGTGGGTTACGGGTTATTGGCTGCGGCCATTGTCCTCGGCTTCATTATGGCCTTTCGTAAGCGCCAGCGCCGTGAAACGCAGGGTCTGGGTCTCGGGTCCCCGGTGATCGATTACGGGACGGTCGCGATTTTTGCGATCCTCGCGACGGCCTTTGTCTATATGCTGAGCCGGTACCACGGTATTCCAGTCCCCCTCTTGATATTGCTAGTCGTCGCAGGGATCTTTATCTTTATTTCAAAGAACACCACCTTCGGACGGCATATTTACGCCATCGGCGGCAACAAAGAGGCAGCGCGGCTTTCCGGGATCAACATCAAGCGTAATGTCCTGTACGTCTTCGTTCTGATGGGCGCATTATCCGCAGTGGCGGGGATCATCCTCACGAGCCGGTTGAACGCCGGTACCGTCGGTGCAGGGAATATGTATGAGCTCGATGCCATTGCCGCCGTTGTCATCGGCGGGACCAGCCTGATGGGTGGTGTCGGCACGATCGTCGGCTCCATCCTCGGAGCTTTGATCATGGCGAGCATCGATAACGGCATGAGTATGATGAACGTCGCGCCGTTCTGGCAGTATATCGTCAAAGGGTTGATTTTGATCCTTGCGGTGTATCTCGACATCTCATCTAAGAAGAAGAACGCATAATGACTAAGCCCCCTTAGTGCCCCGTTTTCCCTGAACCAGGGAGAGCGGGGATTTTACTGACGAAATATCGTGAATCATTTCCGGTGCCTGCTGTTCGTCGTCATTGCGAACTCTGACGAAAGGATATAAAATGAAAGTATCGAAAGCGCTGTCATCCCTGCTTACAAACGTAAAGCACGTCATCCATACAGGAGAAGATCATCACAGCTAAGCGGTGTGCTTTTGATCATCCCGGGCAGGATTGTTCAAACTGTAGCAATCGCCCGAACATGTCAGACAGTATCAGGAGGTGAAAACAGAGAACGATCAACACGGCAACCTGCATGGCCAAGGGTTGCTCAAGCATAAACGGAAAAATCACAGAGAGTCACTGAGCATTGAAGATGCGCGGCTTTACTTGTGAAAAAGGTACAGATAGCAACCGGATCAGGGAGTCAAATTGACTGACACGATTTAACCTTGTTACCATGCTGTTTTTGCTGAAAAGCATCCTGTATTAAACTTATTTTGAAACTGTTATACTCCTCTAAAATCAATTGAAGATTCCTCCCGATGAATGGCAACCTCAAAAAGTCAGTCGCTTCAAGGGCTCGTTTTCATTCCAACTGCCAAGTGTTCATCCAAAAAA
This Salisediminibacterium beveridgei DNA region includes the following protein-coding sequences:
- a CDS encoding sugar ABC transporter permease → MKNKLSFKVDMRAYTLILALLLIFIVFTIMTNGDFISSRNLTNLSRQMTVIGVLAVGMTLIIVAGHIDLSVGSLLGLTGGIAAILQVWYGWSTIPVIIVTILAGVVLGLWQGWWVAYKGVPAFIVTLGGMMIFRGILLGISGGQTVAPMNDSFRAIGQAFIPYAVGYGLLAAAIVLGFIMAFRKRQRRETQGLGLGSPVIDYGTVAIFAILATAFVYMLSRYHGIPVPLLILLVVAGIFIFISKNTTFGRHIYAIGGNKEAARLSGINIKRNVLYVFVLMGALSAVAGIILTSRLNAGTVGAGNMYELDAIAAVVIGGTSLMGGVGTIVGSILGALIMASIDNGMSMMNVAPFWQYIVKGLILILAVYLDISSKKKNA
- a CDS encoding sugar-binding protein gives rise to the protein MLLFRLITIITGVLIAVSLTLSVFYFFEIRQIDRELERVNAEEAGAEYRLALITEQMDHEYWHIVEEGVQEAGEELNIEVKYLGTRRTNYDEQSKMMDMQIAGGVDGIIVQAVNEAMFQPLIDKAVDRGIPVLTIDTDAPSSNRASYIGTDNYEAGYAAGTALADDLDGSATVAIITNSLTSTHQKLRVEGFEDAVDEYDQIDIVTVAVSNNTRIEAEQEAAAIINQHEDVDAFYGTSALDGIGIADALEGHRREEDIYTVAFDSLDETLSLLNDGAIDTIIAQQPYEMGYRSVVTMKGILEGLHYPSIQHTSVDVITLDNVSDFPFDGRKKP
- a CDS encoding sugar ABC transporter ATP-binding protein; the protein is MKQITKEFPGVKALDNVNFKVNQGQIHALCGENGAGKSTLMKVLSGVFPYGDYDGDILINEEVQEFHTIKDSELAGVTIIYQELALIKDMTIAENLFLGNEKATRGIIDWGQMNDAANKWLQKVGLTTDAREKVGSLGIGKQQLVEIAKALTKDCDIIIMDEPTAALAEEEVEILMGILNQLREQGITVIYISHKLKEVMRIADEVTVLRDGQTIGTKAIDTVTENDIISLMVGRELNDLFPYEEHATDEVVLEVKDFSYYLKGSKKAVTSNVSFDLRKGEVLGIGGLMGAGRTELATSLFGGFEGTFTGSVTIDKKPYRITGPKEAIEQGLAYVSEDRKRYGLVLGMDVAQNTTMASLDKISSMSFLQKEEEIVQTEIYNEKMRVKTPSLETKVLTLSGGNQQKVVLSKWLMTNPKVLILDEPTRGIDVGAKQEIYKLINELTAQGVGVIMISSELPELLGMSDRVLVMSDYRVTGELPRVEANQEAILKLATGGVSDEK
- the xylF gene encoding D-xylose ABC transporter substrate-binding protein; amino-acid sequence: MKKVILIMVLGLLLAVLAACGEDTGGSNAEESDELTIGLSVADLTLERWQHDRDIFVETAEEHGAEVIVQSADGDEAVQTSQVENMLTQGVDVLVIIAHNSDSIGAVAQEAIDEGIPVIAYDRMINSAEIDAYISFDNVRVGEMQAEYLVEQVPEGRYFMMGGAPTDNNAQMFRDGQMNIVEPLVESGDIEIVGDQWADDWSADAALEIMENALTANNNEIDAVVASNDSTAGGAIQALAAENLDGDVAISGQDADLAGVQRIVQGTQTMTVYKQIHLIASEAAELAVAIGTGEDVSFDEEIDNGVIEVPSILLDPISVDESNVIDTVIEDGFHSFEEVYSNVPEEDRPDYDGE
- a CDS encoding sensor histidine kinase translates to MKLRTKLLLYFIAIITLSGAVYALQHRTNEQVFDMYEENLDQFLQLNAVSTQANDSYDALYLYALEPVREHYLAYRQEMADLNRTVNWVDDLIEETSSSYELNNYRNMLTYLQSELRAAETGIVVNDVQVYSAHLTEAESAVEYIDETTLMLIDSQLNAYEEVATLSEEKMTAVQRAGIALMIFVLSSGLLIAYLFTYRSTATIESMIYSAKEIAAGDFGGADVKTKVKDELWFLSETFNDMKRNVRDNVVAIEEKARLARLLKEAELRSLQNQINPHFLFNTLNTLSRLAYVEGAKESSELMNSVSRLLRYNLRDIDRPTALGDELEVMEAYLTIQKTRFQGRITVVMAVDDDCLHVSVPALTLQPLIENAFIHGVEDMTKGAEINVRVKRDADAVQITVADNGAGMQERKIEDIMKRVEEGALTGQETTGHSTGIGLPNVIARLRYFNSAIDVTIDSAIGTGTTVTLTIPDQEEATKDDDTDLTG
- a CDS encoding response regulator transcription factor, which gives rise to MTIRILLVDDEKLERIAQRKMLEHHRPDVEICGEAANGEEALDLIRDKEPDLVCLDIQMPGKSGIDVVRAIEQHHPKIRVIMITAYDTFDYARDVMRAGVREYLLKPVAEKELIESIDRLGEDILQEKRAQQEQQKQEERIEMYVASMRANRILALLMDYHVDGMDEEMRDDPLSNATAVLAISLPKGDAPALIALRESITDELTRLNPGCLVGPVLGSHIPAFLTGNTAASLSQLLQSFISAIQRNTEMEIAVGASEGIETDEDFGRAYQEAVAALTDVKNAKGANYQLYRESAATQATGTRFKAESELIERVKHGDEGNVIADFEQYFSTISAEANYQPARLKQELDEFFIVLHRALTELGVNTGRFDATVMTSMTQLRQQALTHVKQTVKDVDNWRDADMEHSLEQVRRFIDTHYRSSLSLDEVADYAGLSMYYVSKLFKERFGVSFTRYVTDLRLTDAKRMLADSSISLKEIALELGYRDPNYFSRVFKKEVGISPTVYRDQARAFPGT